AAGGTGCCATTTTTTCTGAGTACTGACGCTATAATAGATCGTCGTCGGTGAAGGTCAAGTTGTCCCTGCAGACTCCAAAGTTATTTGCGACTACAATGACTCCCACGGCTGGGAAGAATTCCGTGCGCTGCAGGAACGTGGTGAACTCGAAGAAAGCAGCTCTGGgtccgaggaggaagagaacaAAGAAGACAAAGAGGGCGATGGaagtgaagaaaagaaagaagaggaacaacaGAAGGCCAAGAAGCGCGGTTACCCCATCCTGGCTTGTGACCATTCCGCCATTACCGGAGAGTCTCTTGCTGTTGATCGTTATATGGGAGAGACTGTTTTCTACACGACTGGTTGCAAGCGCGGCAAGGCTTATGCAGTTGTCCAGACCACCGCGAGATACTCGTTCGTCGGCCGTACAGCTACCATGGTTCAAGCGGCTCAGGGTGCTGGTCACTTCGAAATTGTCATGGATAACATCGGTACTTCGCTTTTGATCTTGGTCATGGCTTGGATTCTCGCTGCATGGATTGGTGGCTTTTTTCGTGGTCTTCCGATTGCTTCGCCTCGTCAGCAGACGCTCCTGCACTACACTTTGGCTCTGTTGATTGTCGGTGTTCCTGTCGGTTTGCCAGTCGTGACAACTACCACCATGGCTGTCGGTGCGGCTTATCTGGCTAAAAAGAAAGCTATTGTGCAAAAACTTACTGCGATCGAGTCTCTGGCTGTATGTCACTATTCTCAACTGAACTCTGGAACGAAACTAACGCAATGATAGGGTGTCGATATTTTGTGCTCCGACAAGACCGGTACACTTACGGCAAACAAGCTGAGCATTCGTGACCCATATGTGGCTGAAGGCGTCGATGTCAACTGGATGTTCGCCGTGGCTGCTCTGGCTTCTTCACATAACATCGAATCACTTGATCCTATCGACAAGGTCACTATCCTTACACTGCGACGCTATCCTGGAGCTAGAGAAATCCTTCGCAGGGGATGGCAAACAGAAAAGTTCACACCATTTGACCCAGTTTCAAAGCGTATCGTGACAGTCGCCACATGTGACGGAGTTAGATATACCTGTACAAAGGGCGCCCCGAAGGCAGTGTTGCAGTTGACAAACTGCTCCCCTGAAACAGCGAACGCCTACAAGAAAATGTCTACTGAATTTGCACGCCGTGGCTTCCGTTCTTTGGGTGTTGCAGTTCAGAGAGAAGACGAAGAGTGGACCCTTCTTGGTATGCTTCCGATGTTTGACCCGCCTCGCGAGGATACGGCGCAGACGATCCACGAAGCTCAGAACCTGGGTATCAGTGTGAAGATGCTTACTGGTGACGCCCTTGCTATTGCCAAGGAAACTTGCAAGATGCTAGCGCTTGGGACTAAAGTGTATAATTCGGAGAAACTGATCCATGGAGGTCTCAGTGGTGCCATGGCGGGCGATTTGGTTGAAAAAGCAGATGGCTTTGCAGAAGTGTTCCCTGAACATAAGTATCAGGTCGTTGGGATGCTTCAGGAACGTGGCCATTTGACTGCAATGACTGGAGATGGTGTTAATGATGCACCGTCATTGAAAAAAGCTGATTGCGGTATTGCAGTCGAAGGAGCTTCTGAGGCAGCTCAATCTGCTTCGGATATTGTCTTCTTGGAGCCCGGTTTGTCGACTATCATTGACTCGATCAAGGTCGCTCGTCAAATTTTCCACCGGATGAAAGCCTATATACAGTACCGAATTGCGCTTTGCTTGCATCTGGAGATCTATCTGGTCACATCCATGATTATCCTGAACGAGAGTATCCGTGTAGAATTGATCGTCTTCCTGGCACTCTTCGCCGATCTTGCGACTGTTGCAGTGGCCTATGATCATGCGTCGTTCGAACTGCGACCCGTCCAATGGCAACTTCCAAAAATTTGGTTTATCTCCGTCCTCCTCGGTATCCTCCTCGCAATGGGAACATGGGTGGTCCGCGGTACCATGTTCCTGCCCAACGGCGGTATCATCCAGAACTGGGGTTCCATCCAAGAagtcctcttcctcgaagTCGCGCTCACAGAAAACTGGCTCATCTTCGTCACCCGAGGAGCAGACACATGGCCGTCAATCCACCTTGTCACCGCCATCCTGGGCGTCGATGCATTGGCCACCATCTTCTGTCTGTTCGGTTGGTTCAGTAACCAGACCATGCCTACTAAACCGCCAACATCATTTGTCGAGACCAGAAACGGATGGACCGATATCGTCACTGTCGTCCGTGTCTGGGGCTACTCGCTTGGCGTGGAAATCGTCATCGCATTGGTGTACTTCATGCTGAATAAGTTCAAGTGGCTTGACGAGATGGGACGGCACAAGCGTGACAAGGGTGATCTTTGGATCGAGAACTTGCTCGCTCATCTATCGCGTCTTACAATTGAGTACGACAGAGAGGGAGAGCCCAAGGGACGATATTATCTCGCTGCGaccaaggaagaggaagaggcgga
The sequence above is a segment of the Aspergillus chevalieri M1 DNA, chromosome 6, nearly complete sequence genome. Coding sequences within it:
- a CDS encoding putative plasma membrane H(+)ATPase (COG:P;~EggNog:ENOG410PFW2;~InterPro:IPR018303,IPR023298,IPR023299,IPR001757, IPR004014,IPR036412,IPR006534,IPR008250,IPR023214;~PFAM:PF00122,PF00690,PF00702;~TransMembrane:10 (i136-155o161-180i371-394o406-433i764-785o791-815i827-845o857-879i891-913o942-960i);~go_component: GO:0016021 - integral component of membrane [Evidence IEA];~go_function: GO:0000166 - nucleotide binding [Evidence IEA];~go_function: GO:0008553 - proton-exporting ATPase activity, phosphorylative mechanism [Evidence IEA];~go_process: GO:0120029 - proton export across plasma membrane [Evidence IEA]), with translation MAQQGSSGGDIERGDAPRRVSEAPSRRISRASIKEDWGQLDEYGKLVKYVSTYREAGEGGGHAADEEEIERRLWYAPWKKRKLLVRKTGDTAGQFPDEWHITDIREGLPSSEVPNRRRRAGWNELVSEKQNPIAQILSYFRGPILYVMELAVLLAGGLEDWIDFGVIIGILCLNASVGWYQEKQAADVVASLKGDIAMRSLVVRDGNEQEILARELVPGDVIVVGEGQVVPADSKVICDYNDSHGWEEFRALQERGELEESSSGSEEEENKEDKEGDGSEEKKEEEQQKAKKRGYPILACDHSAITGESLAVDRYMGETVFYTTGCKRGKAYAVVQTTARYSFVGRTATMVQAAQGAGHFEIVMDNIGTSLLILVMAWILAAWIGGFFRGLPIASPRQQTLLHYTLALLIVGVPVGLPVVTTTTMAVGAAYLAKKKAIVQKLTAIESLAGVDILCSDKTGTLTANKLSIRDPYVAEGVDVNWMFAVAALASSHNIESLDPIDKVTILTLRRYPGAREILRRGWQTEKFTPFDPVSKRIVTVATCDGVRYTCTKGAPKAVLQLTNCSPETANAYKKMSTEFARRGFRSLGVAVQREDEEWTLLGMLPMFDPPREDTAQTIHEAQNLGISVKMLTGDALAIAKETCKMLALGTKVYNSEKLIHGGLSGAMAGDLVEKADGFAEVFPEHKYQVVGMLQERGHLTAMTGDGVNDAPSLKKADCGIAVEGASEAAQSASDIVFLEPGLSTIIDSIKVARQIFHRMKAYIQYRIALCLHLEIYLVTSMIILNESIRVELIVFLALFADLATVAVAYDHASFELRPVQWQLPKIWFISVLLGILLAMGTWVVRGTMFLPNGGIIQNWGSIQEVLFLEVALTENWLIFVTRGADTWPSIHLVTAILGVDALATIFCLFGWFSNQTMPTKPPTSFVETRNGWTDIVTVVRVWGYSLGVEIVIALVYFMLNKFKWLDEMGRHKRDKGDLWIENLLAHLSRLTIEYDREGEPKGRYYLAATKEEEEAE